The genomic region TCATTGAGGTACCATAAACCGGCCTGGAAGACTGCACCTGAATGGTGCCATTGAAACTCTCCCCTTCAAAGCTGGTAATAGTGATGAACATACTGCAGTTAATACGCTCGTGAGGCTGAAATCTTCTATCTGTCCAGTTTGTCTGGTTCACAAACTCATTTAACGAACGCTCCAGAGTTTTAAAAACAGAAAGATTTGCCTGCCCACTTTGCTCGGCATTTACGATAACCTCACAATTAAGTTGTTGCGCCGTACAAAGCTGTAAGCCTAAAAAAATTAATATGAAACTTAAAATCTTACGCATGTAACAAATCTACGATCTCGTTTAAAATATCTGCGGCTACTTCTTTTTTAGATTTCAGTTCGAAATCCTTCTTTTTATCGGGATAGATAATACTTATCTTATTGGTATCACCTTTAAATCCTGCTCCCTGATCATTAAGTGAATTTAAAACAATAAAATCAAGATTTTTCTTTTTAAGCTTTTTTCTTGCATTCTCCTCTTCGTTATTCGTCTCCAAAGCAAATCCAATTAACTTCTGACCGCTTTTAATATCACCTAAACTGGCAAGAATATCTTCAGTCTTGGTAAGTTCCAGAGTAAGCGAGTCATCATTTTTCTTGATCTTTTCGTTAGCAATGTTCTTCGGTTTATAATCGGCAACGGCTGCTGCGGCTATAAAAACATCTGCATTTTCAAAATTTGAATGTGCCGCCTCATACATTTCCCTCGTACTCGTAACCCGGATGAGATTGATCTTTTTCTCATCAACATTTAAATAGGTTGGTCCGGAGATCAAAGTAACCTCAGCCCCTAATTGCATCGCCCTGGTCGCGATCTCATATCCCATTTTCCCACTGGAATGGTTTCCAATAAAACGCACAGGATCTATAGCTTCGTATGTAGGACCGGCCGTTATTGTTATCTTTTTACCTTTTAAAGGAAGATCTTCAGAATAATATTTTTCAATGAATTGCAGGATGTCCTCTGGTTCAGCCATGCGACCTTCCCCATGTAAACCACTGGCAAGTTCGCCATCACCTGCAGGGATCATGATATTCCCGTAATCCTGGAGTGTCTTAAAACTATTTTTGGTAGAAGGATGCTTATACATATCCAGATCCATCGCCGGAGCGAAAAATACAGGACATTTAGCTGAAAGATAGGTGGCCAGTAGAAAGTTATCGCTATTCCCCGAAGCCATCTTGGAAAGAGTACTGGCTGTGGCAGGGGCTATAAGCATGAAATCGGCCCATAGGCCGAGTTCAACATGATTATTCCATTTCGCATTTTCATCTTCCTCATCTGTAAATGAAGAAAAAACTTCATTCTTGGAAAGCGTGGAAAGTGTTAGCGGAGTGATAAATTCTTTCGCGGCTGGCGTCATAACGACTTTCACCTCTGCACCAGCCTTAACAAACAAGCGTACTAATGAGGCAGTTTTAAATGCGGCAATACCTCCGGTAATACCCAATAAAACTTTTTTCCCCTTAAGTACAGACATATTTGAGTCCAGATTCTATTCTTCGGTATCTTTTGTATTACGGTAGTAGATCTTGTCTTCTAACCATTCCTGGATAGCAAGCGACTGTGGCTTAGGAAGTCTTTCGTAGAATTTAGAAACTTCGATCTGCTCCTTATTTTCAAAGATCTCATCAAGAGAATCGTTGTAAGTTGCAAATTCATCAAGTTTTTCCAATAATTCTTTCTTGATCTCACCGTTGATCTGCCCAGCTCTTTTAGCAACTATCGAGATCGCTTCGTAAATATTTCCGGTTGGCGCATCCACTTTGTTCCTGTCTATGGTAGTGGTGTTCACCGGTGCATCAATTTTCTTAAAATCCATCATTCCTATTATTAAAAATTCTGTAACCTTTTATCAATTTCCATCAGTGAATCTTCTATCTGAGAAGTATATTCCCCTTCAGGATAATATTTTTTATATGCATCATAAAACTCCTTGGCCTCTTCGAGTCTTTCTTCCATTAAAACCTCAAAACTATTGATAGCAAGCCTGTAAGCCGAATCGAATCTATAATAGTAAGCCGCCTCTCTAAAAGGTGAGCCCGGGTAATTTGAAATGAAATTATTAAAAGAAGCTATGGCAGCTTTATAATATTCGGTATGGTGATATTGTTTGGCAATTTCGTATGCCTTTTTTTCCAGCTTGATTCGAAGTTCTGTTGCCATTTCATTCGCAGCAGATGTAAACTCACCTTCGGGATATTTATTCAGGTGAACCTGCAATTCTTCGATCGCTTTATGCGTATCT from Gramella sp. MT6 harbors:
- the coaBC gene encoding bifunctional phosphopantothenoylcysteine decarboxylase/phosphopantothenate--cysteine ligase CoaBC; its protein translation is MSVLKGKKVLLGITGGIAAFKTASLVRLFVKAGAEVKVVMTPAAKEFITPLTLSTLSKNEVFSSFTDEEDENAKWNNHVELGLWADFMLIAPATASTLSKMASGNSDNFLLATYLSAKCPVFFAPAMDLDMYKHPSTKNSFKTLQDYGNIMIPAGDGELASGLHGEGRMAEPEDILQFIEKYYSEDLPLKGKKITITAGPTYEAIDPVRFIGNHSSGKMGYEIATRAMQLGAEVTLISGPTYLNVDEKKINLIRVTSTREMYEAAHSNFENADVFIAAAAVADYKPKNIANEKIKKNDDSLTLELTKTEDILASLGDIKSGQKLIGFALETNNEEENARKKLKKKNLDFIVLNSLNDQGAGFKGDTNKISIIYPDKKKDFELKSKKEVAADILNEIVDLLHA
- a CDS encoding DNA-directed RNA polymerase subunit omega; this encodes MDFKKIDAPVNTTTIDRNKVDAPTGNIYEAISIVAKRAGQINGEIKKELLEKLDEFATYNDSLDEIFENKEQIEVSKFYERLPKPQSLAIQEWLEDKIYYRNTKDTEE
- the bamD gene encoding outer membrane protein assembly factor BamD — translated: MKKGILVLGLLMVTLSCSEYQQLLKSKETAPKYTAAEELYNEGKEEDSNKKLRKALRLLEQIEPEFRGKPQGERLVFLLADTYYQLEDYYNSPFQFERFLQLYPNSQKAEEASYKAAASYYYRSPRYDLDQTDTHKAIEELQVHLNKYPEGEFTSAANEMATELRIKLEKKAYEIAKQYHHTEYYKAAIASFNNFISNYPGSPFREAAYYYRFDSAYRLAINSFEVLMEERLEEAKEFYDAYKKYYPEGEYTSQIEDSLMEIDKRLQNF